Proteins from a single region of Chlamydia buteonis:
- the lpdA gene encoding dihydrolipoyl dehydrogenase: MSTDFDCVVIGAGPGGYVAAITAAQQGLKTALIEEQQAGGTCLNRGCIPSKALLVGAGIVSQIKHAKQFGIHIDGYSIDYPAMVQRKNAVINGIRQGLEGLIRSNKITVLNGRGSLISSTEVRVKGQDTSVIKSKYIIIATGSESRPFPGVPFSSRILCSTGILNLTELPKKLAIIGGGVIGCEFASLFNTLGVEITIIEVADQILSVNNVDISKTMLDKFSRQGIRIITKASINELEDMGDRVRITVNEQTEEYDYVLVAIGRQFNTTDIGLDNAGVIRNDRGIIPVDETMRTNVTNIFAIGDITGKWLLAHVASHQGIVAGKNAAGHNEIMDYSAVPAVIFTFPEVAMVGLSLEAAQQQGIPAKLTKFPFKAIGKAVAMAEADGFAAIISHETTQQILGAYVVGPHAASLIAEMTLSIRNELTLPCIYETIHAHPTLAEVWAESALLATNHPLHLPPPKL; encoded by the coding sequence ATGAGTACAGATTTTGACTGTGTTGTTATTGGTGCTGGACCTGGTGGTTATGTTGCAGCAATTACTGCTGCGCAACAAGGATTAAAGACAGCACTTATTGAAGAACAACAAGCCGGCGGGACATGTTTAAATCGTGGTTGTATTCCATCTAAAGCCCTATTAGTAGGTGCAGGAATTGTTTCTCAAATTAAACATGCAAAGCAATTTGGAATACATATTGACGGCTATTCCATAGACTATCCCGCAATGGTTCAAAGAAAAAATGCGGTCATCAACGGAATACGTCAAGGATTAGAAGGTCTGATACGGAGTAATAAAATTACTGTATTGAATGGTCGAGGATCGCTAATCTCATCCACAGAGGTAAGAGTAAAAGGTCAAGATACTTCAGTAATTAAAAGTAAGTATATTATCATAGCTACAGGTTCAGAATCCCGCCCTTTCCCCGGTGTGCCATTTTCATCTCGCATTCTATGTTCTACGGGCATTTTAAACCTTACAGAACTTCCTAAAAAACTCGCTATTATCGGTGGTGGTGTCATTGGTTGTGAATTTGCCTCCCTATTTAATACTTTAGGAGTAGAAATTACTATCATAGAAGTCGCTGATCAGATCCTTTCGGTAAATAACGTGGATATTTCCAAAACCATGTTGGACAAATTCTCACGACAAGGAATCCGCATAATCACTAAAGCTTCTATTAATGAACTTGAAGATATGGGAGATCGTGTAAGAATCACTGTAAACGAACAAACAGAAGAATATGATTATGTTCTTGTCGCGATCGGACGTCAATTCAATACTACTGATATAGGTTTAGATAATGCAGGGGTCATTCGTAATGACCGTGGTATTATCCCTGTAGATGAGACTATGAGAACCAATGTCACGAATATTTTCGCTATTGGAGATATTACAGGGAAATGGTTACTTGCTCATGTTGCCTCTCATCAGGGGATTGTCGCAGGAAAAAATGCTGCAGGCCACAATGAAATTATGGATTATTCTGCAGTGCCTGCAGTAATTTTCACCTTCCCCGAAGTTGCTATGGTAGGTCTTTCTTTAGAAGCCGCACAACAACAAGGCATTCCTGCGAAACTTACAAAGTTTCCTTTTAAAGCCATTGGGAAAGCTGTTGCCATGGCAGAAGCTGATGGTTTTGCAGCTATCATCAGCCACGAGACTACACAACAAATTCTAGGAGCCTATGTTGTCGGTCCGCACGCAGCATCATTAATTGCAGAAATGACCCTATCTATACGTAATGAACTTACATTACCTTGTATCTATGAAACTATACACGCTCATCCAACACTTGCTGAGGTTTGGGCTGAGAGTGCGTTATTAGCAACAAATCACCCTCTTCATTTACCTCCTCCAAAACTATGA
- the lipA gene encoding lipoyl synthase → MNDTPNEIQKPKQGKRLSERLPQWLRQVLPKGSVFDYTGTTIKRTGMATVCEEALCPNRTRCWSRKTATYLALGDACSRRCGFCNIDFTKKPLPPDPDEPRKIAESAKILQLKHIVLTMVARDDLEDGGASCLVRIIDTLHQELPESTIEMLASDFQGNVDALHTLLDSGLTIYNHNVETVERLTPVVRHKATYRRSLFMLEQAALYLPDLKIKSGIMVGLGEQESEVKQTLKDLANHGVRIVTIGQYLRPSRLHIPVKSYVTPETFDYYRRVGESLGLFVYAGPFVRSSFNADIVLHDMENKQHETEKI, encoded by the coding sequence ATGAATGACACTCCTAATGAAATACAAAAACCCAAACAAGGCAAGCGTCTCTCAGAACGTCTCCCTCAATGGTTAAGGCAAGTTTTACCTAAAGGCTCAGTCTTTGACTATACCGGCACAACTATAAAACGGACTGGCATGGCTACAGTATGCGAGGAAGCGCTCTGCCCTAATCGCACTCGCTGTTGGTCAAGAAAGACAGCAACATACTTAGCTCTAGGAGATGCTTGCTCTAGACGTTGTGGATTTTGTAATATTGATTTCACAAAAAAACCTCTACCTCCGGATCCTGATGAACCTAGAAAAATAGCAGAATCAGCAAAGATCCTTCAGCTTAAGCATATTGTATTAACTATGGTAGCTCGCGATGACTTAGAAGATGGAGGGGCGAGTTGTTTGGTACGTATTATTGACACTCTTCATCAAGAGCTCCCTGAATCTACTATAGAAATGCTTGCTTCCGACTTTCAAGGCAATGTCGATGCATTGCATACCCTGCTAGATTCTGGATTAACCATTTATAATCACAACGTTGAAACTGTCGAACGTCTCACCCCTGTAGTGCGACATAAAGCAACATACCGGCGTTCTTTATTTATGTTGGAGCAAGCCGCATTATACCTCCCAGATCTTAAAATCAAATCAGGAATCATGGTGGGTCTGGGAGAACAAGAAAGCGAGGTAAAACAAACATTAAAAGATCTTGCAAATCATGGTGTACGTATTGTCACAATAGGGCAGTACTTACGTCCTTCAAGATTGCACATACCAGTAAAGAGCTATGTTACTCCTGAGACTTTTGATTACTACCGGAGAGTAGGAGAATCTTTAGGCCTCTTTGTTTATGCAGGGCCTTTCGTAAGATCGAGCTTCAACGCTGATATTGTTTTACACGATATGGAAAATAAACAACATGAAACAGAAAAAATTTAG
- the sctJ gene encoding type III secretion system inner membrane ring lipoprotein SctJ, translated as MFRSSISCCLFFIMTLFCCTSCNSRSLIVHGLPGREANEIVVLLVSKGVAAQKQPQAAASTGGASTEQLWDISVPAAQITEALAILNQAGLPRMKGTSLLDLFAKQGLVPSEMQEKIRYQEGLSEQMASTIRKMDGIVDASVQISFTTEAEDNLPLTASVYIKHRGVLDNPNSIMVSKIKRLVASAVPGLSTENVSVISDRASYSDITINGPWGLTDEIDYVSVWGIILAKSSLGKFRLIFYFLILTLFIISCGLLWVIWKTHTLILSLGGAKGFFDPAPYSKVALETKKPEEGAGEKKEGQAQPNPEDTEGPKDNAPEATEGNEENEGV; from the coding sequence ATGTTTCGTAGTTCTATTTCTTGTTGCTTATTCTTTATAATGACCTTATTTTGCTGTACAAGTTGTAACAGCAGATCGCTCATCGTTCATGGGCTTCCAGGAAGAGAAGCTAATGAGATTGTCGTTCTTCTTGTTAGCAAAGGTGTCGCCGCACAAAAGCAACCACAGGCTGCTGCTTCTACAGGAGGAGCCTCTACAGAACAACTATGGGATATTTCTGTTCCTGCAGCGCAAATTACAGAAGCATTAGCAATTTTAAATCAGGCTGGTCTTCCTAGAATGAAAGGCACAAGCCTCTTAGATCTATTTGCCAAACAAGGTCTTGTCCCATCAGAAATGCAAGAAAAGATCCGGTATCAAGAAGGTCTTTCTGAGCAAATGGCCTCTACCATTAGAAAAATGGACGGGATTGTTGACGCTAGTGTACAAATTTCTTTCACAACGGAAGCTGAAGACAATCTTCCTTTAACTGCATCAGTTTACATTAAGCATCGTGGAGTTTTAGATAACCCTAATAGCATTATGGTCTCTAAAATTAAACGCTTGGTCGCCAGTGCTGTTCCAGGGCTGTCTACAGAGAACGTTTCTGTAATTAGTGACCGAGCCTCCTATAGTGATATTACTATTAATGGCCCTTGGGGATTGACGGATGAAATTGACTATGTCTCCGTATGGGGCATCATCCTAGCAAAATCTTCATTGGGTAAATTCCGTTTAATCTTTTACTTCTTAATACTTACCCTATTTATTATCTCTTGTGGATTACTTTGGGTAATTTGGAAAACGCATACATTGATTCTTTCCTTAGGTGGAGCAAAAGGTTTTTTCGACCCAGCTCCCTATTCTAAAGTTGCCCTAGAGACTAAGAAACCCGAAGAAGGTGCTGGAGAGAAAAAAGAAGGACAAGCTCAACCTAATCCAGAGGATACAGAAGGTCCTAAAGACAATGCACCAGAGGCAACAGAAGGAAACGAAGAAAATGAGGGTGTCTAG
- a CDS encoding HrpE/YscL family type III secretion apparatus protein gives MKFFSLIFKHDEVVPNKKVLAPEAFSALLDAKELLEKTKEDSESYTNETKEECEVLRKNAKEQGFKEGCEQWNSQLAYLEKETHSLRNKVKEALVPLAIASVKKILGKELEIHSEAIVSIIAKALKELTQHKKIIIHVNPKDFAIVEQNRPELKKIVEYADTLIIAPKADVTQGGCVIETEAGIVNAQLDVQLAALEKAFSTILKQQNPVDEAQLKQEVSADEAQDKQE, from the coding sequence ATGAAGTTTTTTAGTCTAATTTTTAAACATGACGAAGTCGTACCGAATAAAAAAGTCCTTGCTCCGGAGGCTTTTTCAGCTCTGCTTGACGCTAAAGAACTCTTAGAAAAAACAAAAGAAGATAGTGAATCTTACACTAATGAAACAAAAGAAGAATGTGAAGTATTACGTAAAAATGCAAAAGAGCAAGGCTTTAAAGAAGGCTGTGAACAATGGAATTCTCAACTTGCCTATTTAGAAAAAGAAACTCACAGTCTTCGTAATAAAGTTAAAGAAGCTCTTGTTCCTTTAGCCATTGCTAGTGTAAAAAAGATTCTTGGTAAAGAATTAGAAATCCATTCAGAAGCCATTGTTTCTATTATTGCTAAAGCATTAAAAGAACTCACTCAACATAAAAAAATTATTATCCACGTAAACCCCAAAGATTTTGCAATTGTTGAGCAAAACCGCCCTGAATTGAAGAAAATCGTTGAGTATGCTGATACATTAATCATTGCTCCTAAAGCGGATGTGACACAAGGAGGTTGTGTCATAGAAACAGAAGCGGGTATAGTAAACGCTCAGTTGGATGTACAATTAGCTGCTTTAGAAAAAGCGTTCTCTACTATACTAAAACAACAAAATCCTGTAGATGAAGCTCAACTTAAGCAAGAAGTGTCTGCAGATGAAGCTCAGGACAAGCAAGAATAA
- the sctR gene encoding type III secretion system export apparatus subunit SctR: protein MRFIFRTFLCMFILSAPWCLADNGLYDTSCSSRCNSSKPTELPVISQQPEVNKTYPQPTFRERVTADDVLPREHLSEGSFSDTYPDLTTQAVILIFLALSPFLMMLLTSYLKIIITLVLLRNALGVQQTPPSQVLNGIALILSIYVMFPTGVAMYNDARKEIQGNTIPRDLFSAEGAETVFVALNKSKEPLRSFLIRNTPKSQIQSFYKISQKTFPPEIREHMTASDFVIVIPAFIMGQIKNAFEIGVLIYLPFFVIDLVTANVLVAMQMMMLSPLSISLPLKLLLVVMVDGWTLLLQGLMISFK, encoded by the coding sequence ATGCGTTTCATTTTTCGTACTTTCCTGTGTATGTTTATCTTGAGCGCACCGTGGTGTCTTGCAGATAACGGATTATACGATACCTCTTGTTCGTCTCGTTGTAATTCCTCTAAACCTACAGAGTTACCTGTTATTTCTCAACAACCTGAAGTAAACAAAACTTACCCCCAACCTACATTTCGAGAAAGAGTCACGGCTGACGATGTTCTGCCTCGGGAACACCTGTCCGAAGGAAGTTTTTCCGATACCTATCCTGATCTGACTACTCAAGCAGTCATCTTAATTTTCCTAGCATTATCACCTTTCCTGATGATGCTGCTAACATCATATTTGAAAATTATTATTACGCTAGTTCTGTTAAGAAACGCTTTAGGCGTACAGCAAACTCCACCCAGCCAGGTCCTTAATGGGATAGCATTGATTCTTTCTATTTACGTGATGTTCCCTACCGGAGTTGCTATGTACAATGACGCTAGGAAAGAAATTCAAGGAAATACTATCCCTAGAGATTTATTCTCAGCAGAAGGAGCGGAAACGGTTTTCGTAGCACTAAACAAATCCAAAGAACCCTTACGGTCATTCTTAATACGCAATACGCCAAAAAGTCAGATCCAAAGTTTTTATAAGATTTCTCAAAAAACATTTCCCCCAGAGATCCGAGAACATATGACTGCTTCGGATTTTGTGATTGTCATTCCTGCTTTTATTATGGGGCAGATTAAAAATGCTTTTGAAATAGGCGTTCTCATTTACCTACCATTCTTTGTAATAGATTTAGTAACAGCCAACGTTTTGGTAGCTATGCAAATGATGATGCTTTCGCCATTATCTATTTCGTTACCTTTAAAATTACTTCTTGTTGTGATGGTGGATGGTTGGACGTTATTACTTCAAGGTCTCATGATTAGCTTTAAATAG
- the sctS gene encoding type III secretion system export apparatus subunit SctS, which produces MITLAASFKSMLFEYSYQSLLLILIISAPPIILASIVGIMVAIFQAATQIQEQTFAFAIKLVVIFGTLMISGGWLSNMIFRFASQIFQNFYKWK; this is translated from the coding sequence GTGATAACACTCGCCGCAAGCTTTAAATCCATGCTCTTTGAGTATTCATATCAGTCATTGTTACTGATTTTGATTATCTCTGCGCCTCCTATTATCCTTGCCTCTATTGTTGGTATCATGGTTGCCATTTTCCAAGCAGCAACACAAATCCAAGAACAAACATTTGCGTTTGCTATTAAGTTAGTTGTTATTTTTGGCACTTTGATGATTTCCGGGGGGTGGCTAAGCAATATGATTTTCCGTTTTGCTTCTCAGATCTTCCAAAACTTTTATAAATGGAAATAA
- a CDS encoding EscT/YscT/HrcT family type III secretion system export apparatus protein, translated as MAISLPELVSVFGSKYLDYILQKPPAYVWSVFLLLLSRLLPIFAIVPFLGGKLFPAPIKIGIALSWVAIIFPKVLMSTHIANYLDDDVFYILIVKEICIGTLIGFILSFPFYAAQSAGSFITNQQGIQGLEGATSLISIEQTSPHGIFYHYFVTIVFWLSGGHRIVLTILLQSLEVIPIHKFLPMEMMSLDAPIWITLIKMCQLCLIMTIQLSAPAAVAMLMSDLFLGIINRMAPQVQVIYLLSALKAFMGLLFLTLSWWFIVKQIDYFTLAWFKETPIMLLGSNPKVL; from the coding sequence ATGGCAATCTCTTTACCAGAGCTTGTTTCTGTTTTTGGTTCTAAATACCTTGATTACATTTTGCAAAAGCCTCCGGCTTATGTTTGGAGTGTGTTTTTGCTGCTTTTGTCTAGATTACTTCCTATATTTGCTATAGTTCCCTTCCTTGGGGGGAAACTATTCCCAGCGCCTATTAAAATTGGCATTGCGCTTTCCTGGGTGGCGATCATCTTTCCTAAAGTATTGATGAGCACCCATATAGCCAATTATCTTGATGACGATGTGTTCTATATTCTCATTGTAAAAGAGATTTGTATTGGCACATTAATCGGTTTTATTCTTTCTTTTCCTTTTTATGCTGCACAATCTGCAGGCTCCTTTATTACCAACCAACAAGGTATTCAGGGTTTAGAAGGAGCGACATCGTTAATTTCTATTGAGCAAACCTCGCCTCATGGGATCTTTTATCACTATTTTGTGACTATAGTTTTCTGGTTATCAGGTGGACATAGAATTGTCTTAACGATTTTACTACAATCTCTAGAGGTCATTCCTATTCATAAATTTCTCCCTATGGAGATGATGTCTCTAGATGCTCCTATTTGGATTACCTTAATTAAAATGTGTCAGTTATGTCTTATTATGACTATTCAGCTTAGTGCTCCAGCAGCTGTAGCTATGCTCATGTCTGACTTATTCTTAGGAATTATTAATAGAATGGCTCCACAAGTGCAGGTTATCTATCTCCTTTCTGCCTTGAAAGCATTCATGGGTCTATTATTCCTGACTCTTTCTTGGTGGTTCATAGTCAAACAAATCGACTACTTCACATTAGCGTGGTTTAAAGAAACACCTATCATGCTTCTTGGATCTAACCCTAAAGTCCTTTAG
- a CDS encoding DUF1494 domain-containing protein, translated as MEVLVSITLLAVLFGVLGFWQRHMFCSTKRNEQAYKTFLQENYAYKQLRTIFRATSQIEEIPGALCSVVFDRGVYRDPDLAGEVGGSLYYHKEQGRLELQIRSLRNHGKVETSLLLDNVSQVDIVPRRNNSDPELPERVLMVIHRHFPKSTERVLTYQFALGK; from the coding sequence ATGGAGGTTTTGGTATCCATCACCTTATTAGCCGTGCTATTCGGTGTTTTAGGGTTTTGGCAAAGACACATGTTTTGCTCTACCAAACGCAATGAGCAGGCATATAAAACATTTTTACAGGAAAATTACGCATATAAGCAATTGCGGACTATATTCCGCGCTACATCTCAAATAGAAGAGATCCCGGGAGCACTATGTTCTGTAGTTTTTGATCGTGGGGTATACCGGGATCCTGATCTTGCTGGAGAAGTCGGGGGCTCGCTATACTATCATAAAGAGCAGGGAAGACTAGAACTTCAAATACGTAGTCTAAGAAATCACGGTAAGGTAGAAACCTCCTTACTTTTAGATAACGTCTCCCAAGTCGACATTGTTCCTCGGAGGAACAATAGTGATCCAGAGCTTCCTGAGAGGGTGCTGATGGTCATCCATCGCCATTTTCCTAAGAGTACTGAGCGCGTGTTGACATATCAATTTGCCTTGGGGAAATAA
- a CDS encoding type II secretion system protein, whose translation MALRKKKIKRGFLLIEVLMSLSLVCLVLMPCIRFYCGVHKSIQDDVINLQLPAVIDYCFFAVEDNMREQMLNGNFPTSGSGELSCVVYTSQGNGIRVPYVYSMEIRKGMRVETNTVKACFADVIVEIFPNQKYTTSVQRSVCVVV comes from the coding sequence ATGGCGCTGCGTAAAAAGAAGATAAAGCGGGGTTTTCTGCTTATCGAGGTATTGATGTCACTGTCATTAGTTTGTCTAGTGCTTATGCCTTGTATTCGTTTTTACTGTGGGGTGCATAAATCTATCCAAGATGATGTTATCAATTTACAGTTGCCCGCTGTGATTGATTATTGTTTTTTTGCCGTTGAAGACAATATGCGAGAGCAAATGCTTAATGGAAATTTCCCTACATCAGGTTCGGGTGAGCTCTCTTGTGTTGTTTATACAAGCCAAGGGAATGGGATAAGGGTTCCCTATGTGTATTCTATGGAGATTCGCAAAGGAATGCGTGTAGAGACGAACACGGTAAAAGCTTGTTTTGCCGACGTAATCGTTGAGATTTTCCCTAATCAAAAATATACAACATCGGTGCAACGAAGTGTATGCGTAGTAGTATAA
- a CDS encoding type II secretion system protein: MKKHKRKQSITLIEMMVVITLIGIVGGALAFNMRGSIQKGKAFQSEQNCAKVYDILMMEYATGGASLKEIVDRKESVLEGAAWCKEGKKLLKDAWGEEIIVKINDKGDDLIVFSQRAAGTNSKDR, encoded by the coding sequence ATGAAAAAACACAAACGTAAACAATCCATTACATTGATTGAAATGATGGTTGTTATCACATTGATCGGGATTGTTGGTGGAGCTTTAGCTTTTAATATGCGCGGTAGCATTCAAAAAGGCAAAGCTTTCCAATCAGAGCAAAACTGTGCCAAGGTGTACGACATCTTAATGATGGAATATGCCACAGGAGGAGCTTCTTTAAAAGAGATCGTAGACCGTAAAGAATCAGTTCTTGAAGGAGCTGCGTGGTGTAAAGAAGGGAAAAAATTATTGAAAGACGCCTGGGGTGAAGAAATCATTGTGAAGATCAATGACAAAGGTGACGACTTGATAGTGTTTTCGCAACGAGCAGCAGGAACAAATAGCAAGGATAGGTAA
- a CDS encoding type II secretion system F family protein encodes MPRYRYTYLNAKERRKQDWIEALHLQEAREKLSQQGVQLLSIREVPPRRVRLKNSELIIFSKQMLLLLRSGLPLYETLSSLRDQYQGQAMSGLLTVFMENLRGGGSLSQAMAIYPGIFDNFYSSAVLAGESVGNLDGCLQNIIIVLEEREQMTKKLTAALSYPIVLLVFSLAVILFFLTGVIPSLKETFENMEPNTLTSIVFGLSDFVCKYKYLMLGLLGSGIVSIIATRRKPFWKKWYENTLFSIPGVKNFFVKLGFSRFCSVVSAILRGGGTLIEGLELGCGAVPYDVLREDMRQMIHAVIEGSSLSKELAKRSWVPKSALGMVTLGEESGDLADVLGHVAHIYNEDIQKTLTWITSWCQPVILVFLGGIIGIIMLAILIPLTSNIQIL; translated from the coding sequence ATGCCAAGATATCGCTACACCTACCTCAATGCTAAAGAGCGACGTAAACAAGACTGGATAGAAGCACTACATCTTCAGGAAGCGAGAGAAAAACTCTCTCAACAGGGTGTACAACTTTTGTCTATTCGAGAGGTTCCTCCTCGTCGTGTACGATTAAAAAATAGTGAATTGATCATTTTCTCAAAACAAATGCTACTTCTTCTTCGTTCGGGGTTGCCTTTATACGAAACTCTATCTTCACTTCGAGATCAATATCAAGGACAGGCGATGTCCGGATTGCTGACAGTGTTTATGGAAAACCTCCGTGGAGGTGGATCATTGTCACAGGCAATGGCAATTTACCCAGGGATTTTTGACAATTTTTATAGCAGCGCCGTTCTTGCTGGAGAAAGTGTAGGCAACCTAGATGGGTGTTTACAAAACATCATCATAGTTTTAGAAGAACGTGAGCAAATGACTAAAAAGCTTACAGCGGCGCTTAGCTATCCGATAGTTTTGTTAGTATTTTCTCTAGCTGTGATTCTATTTTTCCTTACGGGGGTGATTCCTTCGTTGAAGGAGACATTTGAAAATATGGAGCCCAACACTCTGACTTCTATAGTATTCGGTCTCAGCGATTTCGTGTGTAAATACAAGTATCTTATGCTAGGCCTTTTGGGATCGGGAATTGTGAGCATAATAGCTACACGACGCAAACCCTTCTGGAAAAAATGGTACGAGAACACTTTATTTTCTATTCCTGGAGTGAAGAATTTTTTTGTCAAATTGGGATTTAGTAGGTTTTGCTCTGTAGTTTCGGCGATTCTTCGTGGTGGTGGAACCTTGATAGAGGGATTAGAGCTTGGCTGTGGGGCTGTTCCTTATGACGTACTACGTGAAGATATGCGACAAATGATTCACGCCGTCATAGAAGGGAGTTCGCTAAGCAAAGAGTTGGCAAAAAGATCATGGGTGCCGAAATCAGCTTTGGGGATGGTTACTTTGGGGGAGGAATCCGGAGATCTTGCTGATGTTCTCGGACATGTCGCTCATATTTATAATGAAGATATTCAAAAAACACTAACCTGGATAACCTCGTGGTGCCAGCCAGTGATTCTTGTGTTTCTTGGGGGAATTATAGGGATAATTATGTTGGCAATACTTATCCCATTAACAAGCAATATTCAAATTTTATAG
- a CDS encoding GspE/PulE family protein, with amino-acid sequence MMVGKSLLSQELLNALPYSFLKKHCLLPLEEQENGITMAYANSTSLMAKDEVQLLIKKPVLFILKDETDILKSLQKIYSNLEGKASDMLLSMKEGGVSQASEEEDLLENTDAVPVVRFLNLILKEAIEERTSDIHFEPLEDSLRIRYRIDGVLHDRLSPPAHLRSALITRIKVLAKMDIAEHRLPQDGRIKIQIGGQEIDMRVSTVPVIHGERVVLRILDKRNVILDISGLQMPKNIEKSFKEVIAVPEGILLVTGPTGSGKTTTLYSVIQHLSGPFANIMTIEDPPEYKLAGIAQIAVKPKIGLSFACGLRHLLRQDPDVLMVGEIRDQETAEIAIQAALTGHLVVSTLHTNDAISAIPRLLDMGVEPYLLSATIIGVVAQRLVRKICPICKERCAASVQEQAFLHSIGIDADVPLYCGKGCAQCFRSGYKGRQGIYEFLHPDAALRSEIAMHKPYHVLREYAEQKGFQPLLQHGVALALSGETTLSEVFRVTKRYD; translated from the coding sequence ATGATGGTCGGTAAGTCTTTACTCTCTCAAGAGCTTCTTAACGCTCTACCCTATAGCTTTCTAAAAAAACATTGTTTACTGCCATTAGAAGAGCAGGAAAACGGCATAACGATGGCTTATGCAAACTCTACCTCTCTTATGGCGAAAGATGAGGTGCAGCTGCTTATAAAGAAGCCTGTGCTTTTTATCCTTAAGGATGAAACGGATATCTTAAAAAGTTTACAAAAGATCTATTCGAATTTAGAAGGGAAGGCTTCTGACATGCTGTTAAGCATGAAAGAGGGGGGGGTCTCTCAAGCAAGTGAAGAAGAAGATCTTTTAGAAAATACAGATGCTGTTCCTGTAGTGCGTTTTTTAAATCTCATTTTAAAAGAAGCTATAGAAGAACGTACCTCGGATATTCATTTTGAACCTTTGGAAGATTCTTTGCGCATACGCTATCGTATTGATGGAGTCTTACACGATCGTCTTTCTCCACCCGCACATCTACGTTCGGCTTTGATCACTAGGATTAAAGTTTTGGCAAAGATGGACATAGCAGAGCATCGTCTTCCTCAAGATGGAAGAATAAAAATCCAAATAGGCGGCCAGGAAATTGACATGCGTGTGAGTACAGTTCCTGTGATCCATGGAGAGCGTGTTGTTTTGAGGATTTTAGATAAGCGTAATGTGATTCTAGATATCTCTGGATTGCAAATGCCTAAGAATATCGAAAAGTCTTTTAAAGAGGTAATTGCTGTTCCTGAGGGCATCCTCTTGGTGACAGGGCCTACAGGAAGCGGAAAAACAACAACTCTGTATAGTGTGATACAGCATCTTTCCGGCCCCTTTGCCAACATTATGACAATAGAAGACCCTCCTGAATACAAGTTGGCAGGAATAGCTCAGATTGCTGTGAAGCCTAAAATCGGTTTGTCTTTTGCATGTGGTTTAAGACATTTGCTTCGTCAGGATCCCGATGTTTTAATGGTTGGGGAGATTCGTGATCAGGAGACAGCAGAAATAGCGATACAGGCGGCACTAACAGGACACCTTGTTGTTAGTACATTGCATACTAACGACGCTATTTCTGCAATCCCCCGTCTTTTAGATATGGGAGTAGAACCCTATTTACTTTCGGCAACAATTATAGGTGTTGTAGCGCAAAGGTTAGTAAGGAAAATTTGTCCCATCTGTAAGGAGCGTTGTGCAGCAAGTGTTCAGGAGCAGGCGTTTCTACACTCTATAGGTATCGATGCTGATGTGCCGTTATATTGTGGAAAGGGATGTGCTCAGTGTTTCCGTTCAGGATATAAGGGTCGTCAGGGAATTTACGAATTCTTACATCCTGATGCAGCCTTGCGTTCAGAAATAGCTATGCATAAGCCCTATCACGTGTTGCGAGAATATGCTGAACAGAAAGGATTTCAACCTTTATTACAACATGGTGTCGCTCTAGCTCTTTCAGGAGAGACGACTTTGTCGGAAGTTTTCCGTGTTACGAAACGGTATGACTAA